A window of the Coleofasciculus sp. FACHB-T130 genome harbors these coding sequences:
- a CDS encoding DUF2294 domain-containing protein, whose amino-acid sequence MDTSSPTRGQLERTLSQRIQALYRDQLGHQPSQITCQIFDEKIAIILENAITAPEQLLANSGQEELAEQVRTDLEKALEPKLKALIEEVVGVSVIDLLSDAKVDTGRTGTIAVLANAPKVRN is encoded by the coding sequence ATGGACACCTCCTCTCCTACTCGCGGGCAGCTAGAAAGAACTCTATCGCAACGCATCCAAGCTTTGTACCGAGATCAACTAGGGCATCAACCTAGTCAAATTACCTGTCAAATTTTTGATGAAAAAATTGCCATTATTCTAGAAAATGCCATCACGGCACCAGAACAACTTTTAGCAAATAGTGGTCAAGAAGAGCTGGCTGAGCAAGTAAGGACAGATTTAGAAAAAGCACTTGAGCCAAAACTAAAAGCGCTAATTGAGGAAGTGGTTGGCGTATCCGTGATTGACCTGCTCAGCGATGCCAAAGTAGACACAGGTCGTACTGGTACGATTGCTGTATTAGCAAACGCCCCTAAAGTTCGTAATTAA
- a CDS encoding response regulator, producing MSSPEQRLNLHSFSKPASQANIESPLILVVEDNEDNLLLMSEVLLALDCSFITTKEGRAALFMAQHYQPKLILLDILLPDIHGVEVVRSLKQNPETMKIPIVAVTALARAEDREGLLFAGCNDYISKPYVIDELEALIDRYLN from the coding sequence ATGAGTTCCCCCGAACAACGCTTAAATCTGCACTCTTTCTCAAAACCTGCCTCCCAGGCAAATATCGAATCGCCTCTCATTTTGGTTGTAGAAGACAATGAAGACAACTTGCTACTCATGAGCGAAGTGCTGCTCGCTCTTGACTGCTCATTTATTACGACAAAGGAGGGTCGGGCAGCTTTATTTATGGCGCAACATTATCAGCCAAAGCTGATTTTGTTAGATATTCTTCTACCTGACATCCACGGCGTAGAAGTTGTGCGTTCTCTGAAACAGAACCCCGAAACGATGAAGATCCCCATTGTTGCTGTGACGGCTTTGGCAAGAGCAGAAGACAGGGAAGGTCTTCTGTTTGCAGGCTGCAATGACTACATTAGCAAGCCTTATGTCATTGATGAGTTAGAAGCTCTCATCGATCGCTATCTCAATTAA
- a CDS encoding DUF2294 domain-containing protein, whose protein sequence is MQDTIQPTRGELERTLSQEIRAFYHAQLSHQPSQVTCQFMGDKIAILIEDSITRPEQLLAQSGQQRLAQRVRENINHVLQLQLKQLIEEVVKVPVIDLMIDSALKTSRTSTVAILAATPTTRNPD, encoded by the coding sequence ATGCAGGACACAATCCAACCCACTCGTGGTGAATTAGAACGAACCCTGTCACAGGAAATTCGGGCTTTCTACCACGCCCAACTAAGTCACCAGCCCAGTCAGGTGACTTGCCAATTTATGGGTGACAAAATTGCGATTCTTATCGAAGATTCTATTACTCGACCCGAACAACTTCTGGCACAAAGCGGTCAGCAAAGGCTGGCACAGAGAGTTCGAGAGAATATAAACCACGTCCTACAACTGCAACTTAAACAGCTAATTGAGGAAGTGGTGAAAGTCCCAGTCATCGATCTGATGATCGACTCCGCCCTAAAAACAAGTCGTACCAGTACCGTTGCGATTTTAGCCGCAACCCCTACGACGCGCAATCCAGACTGA
- a CDS encoding response regulator, translating into MDDLELSHRTRQNFLSSSNQCLTAKLPVVLAVDDDEDNLLLLAYVLEPLNCSIITAIDGHSAFEKARTEQPNLILLDIMLPDLDGLQIVRQLREDPETRTIPVIAVTALARAEDRDRILTAGCNDYISKPYLLEDLEAVVRRNLRWNPSQVDSVEFSLDCAS; encoded by the coding sequence ATGGATGATTTGGAACTTTCCCACCGTACCCGTCAAAATTTTTTGAGCAGTAGCAATCAGTGTCTTACTGCCAAGTTGCCTGTGGTATTGGCAGTCGATGACGATGAAGACAACTTATTATTGCTTGCTTACGTTTTAGAGCCGTTAAATTGCTCAATCATCACAGCAATTGACGGTCATAGTGCTTTTGAAAAGGCACGAACCGAACAGCCAAACCTGATTTTGCTGGATATTATGTTGCCTGACTTAGATGGTCTTCAAATTGTCCGTCAACTCAGGGAAGATCCTGAAACCCGGACAATTCCTGTTATCGCCGTCACGGCGCTGGCAAGGGCGGAGGACAGAGATCGCATTCTCACGGCAGGCTGCAATGACTATATTAGCAAGCCTTACTTGCTGGAGGATCTAGAGGCTGTTGTCCGGCGCAACCTGAGATGGAATCCGTCTCAGGTCGATTCGGTGGAATTCAGTCTGGATTGCGCGTCGTAG
- a CDS encoding NAD-dependent succinate-semialdehyde dehydrogenase — protein sequence MGIATINPATGETLQTFEALTDTEIETKLALAQSSFKQYRQTPMQKRADWLNAAAEILESDRERFGKIMTLEMGKTLKSAIAEVEKCALVCRFYAERAPEFLADVPAQTDASHSFVRYQPLGVILAVMPWNFPFWQVFRFAAPALMAGNVGLLKHASNVPQCALALEEIFHKAGFPEGVFQTLLVGADKVAAIVTDERVKAATLTGSEPAGMSLAATAGKQIKKTVLELGGSDPYIVLESADLDAAIETAVSARMLNNGQSCIAAKRFIVVDAIADQFEKGLIEKFEALKIGDPMHPETDIGPLATPSILKDLDWQVQESAKLGAKVLTGGQPLSDRPGNFYLPTILTDIPAGSPAEAEEFFGPVALLFRVPDINAAIALANASPFGLGASAWTQVEAERDRLIDELEAGAVFINGMVKSDPRLPFGGIKRSGYGRELSKEGIHEFVNIKTVWVK from the coding sequence ATGGGTATAGCCACGATTAACCCAGCAACTGGGGAAACGCTTCAAACGTTTGAGGCACTAACAGATACGGAGATTGAAACGAAGCTAGCACTAGCGCAATCAAGCTTTAAACAGTATCGGCAGACACCCATGCAAAAAAGGGCAGATTGGCTGAATGCCGCTGCTGAGATTTTAGAGAGCGATCGCGAACGCTTTGGCAAAATAATGACCCTAGAAATGGGGAAAACTTTAAAATCAGCGATCGCAGAAGTGGAAAAATGCGCCCTCGTCTGTCGCTTCTACGCCGAACGCGCCCCCGAATTCCTCGCGGATGTGCCAGCCCAAACCGACGCCAGCCACAGCTTTGTGCGCTATCAGCCTTTAGGCGTCATCTTGGCAGTCATGCCTTGGAATTTCCCCTTCTGGCAAGTGTTTCGCTTTGCCGCACCAGCGCTGATGGCGGGAAACGTCGGGTTACTCAAGCACGCCTCTAACGTGCCTCAGTGTGCGTTGGCACTCGAAGAGATTTTCCACAAAGCAGGATTCCCAGAAGGTGTCTTTCAAACCTTGCTAGTGGGAGCAGATAAAGTCGCTGCAATTGTAACAGACGAGCGAGTGAAAGCCGCAACCTTGACCGGAAGCGAACCTGCCGGGATGAGCCTCGCCGCCACCGCCGGGAAACAAATTAAGAAAACCGTTCTGGAATTGGGGGGAAGCGACCCGTATATTGTCCTAGAAAGCGCCGATTTGGATGCAGCCATTGAGACAGCAGTGAGTGCCAGAATGCTGAATAACGGTCAATCTTGCATTGCTGCGAAACGGTTCATTGTCGTGGATGCGATCGCAGACCAATTTGAAAAAGGCCTGATTGAGAAGTTTGAGGCACTCAAAATCGGCGATCCGATGCATCCGGAAACCGATATAGGGCCACTGGCAACCCCATCGATTCTCAAAGATTTGGATTGGCAAGTTCAAGAAAGCGCCAAATTGGGAGCAAAAGTTCTCACAGGTGGACAGCCATTATCTGACCGTCCTGGTAACTTTTATCTGCCGACAATTTTGACAGATATCCCAGCCGGTAGCCCAGCAGAAGCGGAGGAATTTTTTGGCCCTGTGGCGCTGCTATTCCGGGTGCCAGATATCAACGCCGCGATCGCGCTTGCCAATGCCTCGCCCTTTGGACTGGGTGCCAGTGCTTGGACTCAAGTAGAGGCAGAACGCGATCGCTTGATTGACGAACTCGAAGCCGGTGCCGTGTTTATTAACGGCATGGTTAAATCCGATCCGCGTCTTCCCTTTGGCGGTATCAAGCGTTCCGGATACGGACGCGAGTTAAGCAAAGAGGGAATTCACGAGTTTGTCAACATCAAAACCGTGTGGGTGAAATAA
- a CDS encoding acetolactate synthase large subunit gives MNTAELLVKCLENEGVEYIFGLPGEENLDILEALKTSSIKFITTRHEQGAAFMADLYGRLTGKAGVCLSTLGPGATNLMTGVADANLDGAPLVAITGQVGTDRMHIESHQYLDLVAMFEPVTKWNTQIVRPSNTPEIIRKAFKIAQSEKPGAVHIDLPENIAEMTATGKPLHKNCGEKTFAAFHSLEQASEAISQAKNPLIMVGNGAIRADASLALTEFATKLNIPVVNTFMGKGVIPYTHPLALWSVGLQQRDHISCAFDQTDLVIAIGYDLIEYSPKKWNPLGEIPIIHIGDTPAEIDSSYIPLVEVVGDISDSLREILNRADRQGKPDPYALQLRADIRADYEEYANDDGFPIKPQKIIYDLRQVMGPEDIVISDVGAHKMWIARHYHCDRPNTCIISNGFAAMGIAIPGALAAKLVYPQKKVIAVTGDGGFMMNCQELETALRVGTAFVTLIFNDGGYGLIEWKQHNHFGESAFVHFSNPDFVKLAESMGLKGYRVESAADLIPTLKTALEQDVPSVIDCPVDYRENFRLTQKAGDLSCKIWE, from the coding sequence ATGAATACTGCTGAACTATTAGTTAAATGTCTGGAAAATGAAGGAGTCGAATACATTTTCGGGCTTCCTGGCGAAGAAAATCTAGACATATTGGAAGCCCTAAAAACCTCTTCGATTAAATTTATTACTACCCGCCACGAACAAGGTGCTGCCTTCATGGCGGATCTCTACGGACGCCTGACCGGAAAAGCCGGAGTGTGCCTCTCCACCCTAGGGCCAGGTGCCACCAACCTGATGACTGGCGTTGCCGATGCGAACCTTGATGGTGCGCCACTGGTGGCAATTACCGGACAGGTCGGCACAGACCGGATGCACATCGAATCCCACCAATATCTGGATTTGGTGGCGATGTTTGAGCCAGTCACCAAATGGAATACTCAAATTGTTCGTCCCAGCAACACACCGGAAATTATCCGCAAAGCGTTTAAAATTGCTCAGAGCGAAAAACCAGGGGCAGTTCACATCGATTTGCCGGAAAACATTGCCGAAATGACAGCCACTGGCAAGCCCCTACACAAGAATTGTGGGGAAAAAACCTTTGCTGCCTTCCATAGCCTTGAACAGGCATCTGAAGCCATTTCCCAGGCAAAAAATCCTTTGATTATGGTGGGAAATGGGGCGATTCGTGCAGACGCTAGCCTTGCACTGACCGAATTTGCCACGAAGTTGAATATTCCCGTAGTGAATACCTTTATGGGCAAAGGAGTCATTCCCTACACCCATCCCCTCGCCTTGTGGTCGGTAGGATTGCAACAGCGAGACCATATCAGTTGTGCGTTTGACCAAACGGATTTAGTGATTGCAATCGGTTACGACTTGATTGAATATTCCCCGAAAAAGTGGAATCCCCTCGGAGAAATTCCGATTATCCACATTGGAGATACGCCAGCAGAAATTGATAGTAGCTATATTCCCCTAGTAGAAGTAGTGGGGGATATTTCCGACTCGCTACGGGAAATCTTAAACCGAGCTGACCGGCAAGGCAAACCCGATCCTTATGCCTTGCAATTACGGGCAGATATCCGGGCGGATTATGAAGAGTATGCCAATGATGATGGGTTTCCGATTAAGCCGCAGAAAATAATTTATGACTTGCGGCAAGTCATGGGGCCAGAAGATATTGTGATTTCAGATGTCGGGGCGCACAAAATGTGGATTGCCCGTCACTATCACTGCGATCGCCCGAATACCTGCATCATCTCTAATGGTTTTGCTGCAATGGGTATCGCCATTCCCGGTGCCTTAGCCGCCAAGTTGGTTTATCCCCAGAAGAAAGTCATTGCGGTAACGGGAGATGGCGGTTTTATGATGAATTGCCAGGAATTAGAAACTGCCCTTCGGGTCGGCACTGCCTTTGTCACCTTAATCTTTAATGATGGGGGCTATGGCTTGATTGAGTGGAAGCAACACAATCACTTTGGCGAATCTGCGTTTGTCCACTTTAGCAATCCCGATTTTGTCAAATTGGCAGAAAGTATGGGGCTTAAAGGCTACCGGGTTGAATCCGCAGCGGATCTGATTCCAACCCTGAAAACTGCCCTAGAACAGGACGTTCCCTCGGTAATTGATTGTCCAGTAGATTACCGCGAAAACTTCCGCCTCACGCAAAAGGCTGGGGATTTGAGTTGCAAGATTTGGGAATAA
- the xth gene encoding exodeoxyribonuclease III has translation MKIATWNVNSVRSRLEQVVQWLQDNPVDVLCLQETKVVDKDFPRSPFEELGLHLYISGQKSYNGVALLSRAPLEDVSTGFAPILGREDFDEQKRVITGVIDGIRIVNLYVPNGSAVGSEKYEYKLLWLKALREYLQTLLEKQPSSLCICGDFNIAPEDRDIHDPLTYKGRIMASDLERQALSSILELGLADAFRKFTIETGHFSWWDYRTGAFRRNWGWRIDHHYLTPDLYERSSSCTIDRSPRKLPKPSDHTPVIVEF, from the coding sequence ATGAAAATCGCTACTTGGAACGTCAATTCAGTTCGCTCTCGCTTAGAGCAGGTGGTGCAGTGGTTGCAGGATAATCCAGTCGATGTCCTGTGCCTGCAAGAAACTAAAGTGGTAGATAAGGATTTTCCGCGATCGCCCTTTGAGGAATTAGGGCTTCACCTCTACATTTCCGGTCAAAAATCTTATAACGGGGTGGCCCTTCTCAGCCGTGCGCCTCTTGAGGATGTCAGCACCGGGTTTGCCCCAATTTTGGGTAGAGAGGATTTTGACGAACAGAAGCGGGTCATTACTGGCGTTATCGATGGCATTCGCATCGTGAATCTCTATGTGCCCAATGGCTCAGCCGTCGGTAGCGAGAAATACGAATACAAGCTGCTTTGGCTGAAAGCCCTCCGCGAGTACCTGCAAACACTGCTAGAAAAACAACCCAGTTCCCTCTGTATCTGCGGCGATTTCAATATTGCCCCCGAAGACCGAGATATTCACGATCCACTCACTTATAAGGGTCGGATTATGGCATCCGATCTAGAGCGTCAAGCCTTGAGCAGCATTTTAGAGTTGGGTTTGGCAGATGCCTTTAGAAAATTCACAATAGAAACAGGACACTTCAGCTGGTGGGATTATCGAACCGGGGCATTTCGACGCAACTGGGGTTGGCGAATTGACCATCACTACTTGACGCCAGACCTTTACGAACGTTCATCCAGCTGCACCATCGATCGCTCCCCCAGAAAATTGCCCAAACCCAGCGACCATACCCCCGTAATTGTAGAATTTTAA
- a CDS encoding SDR family oxidoreductase: MFLVTGATGGLGRRIVRLLREKEMPVRAFVRLTSRYSELEHRGAEIFIGDLQRDKDIEKACQGVQYIIAAHGGESDAQALGYRANIELIDRAKEAGVQHFVFISVLGADRGYEDAPSFKAKREVEKYLQSSGLNYTILRPSGFASNLLPLAERFRDTGIYLLIGDPKSRTSIVSTDDLARIAINSVNVEGARNQIFPVGGPDILQRQDIPRIFSRIFNQEPIVINPPLLVFDGVRGALGLLNPQASKALGTLRTLLDNEFFCTPQEVDNLESIFGMKMESLEAFLRRYLGT, translated from the coding sequence ATGTTTTTAGTAACTGGAGCTACAGGCGGACTCGGACGCCGAATTGTGCGGCTGCTGCGGGAGAAGGAAATGCCGGTGCGAGCATTTGTCCGCTTGACATCCCGTTACAGCGAACTGGAACACCGAGGAGCGGAAATTTTTATTGGTGATTTGCAGCGCGATAAAGATATCGAAAAAGCTTGCCAAGGCGTTCAGTACATTATCGCTGCTCACGGCGGTGAGAGCGATGCTCAAGCGTTAGGCTACCGAGCGAATATTGAACTGATTGACCGGGCAAAAGAAGCTGGCGTCCAGCACTTTGTTTTCATTTCGGTACTGGGAGCAGATCGCGGGTACGAAGACGCACCATCCTTTAAGGCGAAGCGGGAAGTAGAAAAGTATCTCCAATCCAGTGGACTCAATTACACCATCCTGCGTCCTTCAGGTTTTGCCTCTAACCTTTTACCCCTGGCAGAACGGTTTCGGGATACTGGGATTTATCTGCTCATCGGCGATCCCAAAAGTCGGACTTCAATTGTGAGTACCGATGACTTAGCGAGGATTGCGATTAACTCAGTAAACGTTGAAGGTGCCCGGAATCAAATTTTCCCTGTGGGAGGCCCAGATATTCTCCAGCGCCAAGATATTCCTCGGATTTTCAGTCGCATCTTCAACCAAGAACCGATCGTGATTAACCCACCACTATTGGTGTTTGATGGGGTACGCGGAGCGCTGGGATTGTTAAATCCTCAAGCGTCTAAAGCTTTGGGGACTCTCCGGACGTTACTGGATAATGAATTTTTCTGCACACCCCAGGAAGTTGACAATTTGGAGTCAATTTTTGGAATGAAGATGGAATCCCTAGAGGCTTTCTTGCGGCGTTACCTGGGTACTTGA
- a CDS encoding IS5 family transposase (programmed frameshift), with protein MTRKAYKSDITDAQWQLIEALIPPAKTGGHPRTVNLREVVNGIFYVLRTGCSWEMLPHDLPPYSTVYFYFRRWQKTGVWQQMNHYLRQKIRQQVDRDPQPSAAIADSQSVKNDGKKGEVYGFDGGKLVKGRKRHIIVDTQGLLLSVVVTQANGQDRVGAAAALMEQSCDASSLELIWVDQGYSGQRFACAVASLCFAKVEVVKRTESEFKVLPRRWVVERTFGWLGRYRRLSKDYELLPEVSEAMIYGAMVRLMLSRLAS; from the exons ATGACTAGAAAAGCTTATAAAAGCGATATTACAGATGCACAGTGGCAGCTTATTGAAGCCTTAATTCCACCAGCCAAAACTGGAGGACATCCGCGGACTGTCAATCTACGTGAAGTCGTTAATGGGATTTTCTACGTTCTACGCACTGGATGTTCTTGGGAGATGCTTCCTCATGACTTACCCCCCTACTCAACGGTTTACTTTTACTTTCGTCGTTGGCAGAAAACTGGTGTATGGCAACAGATGAATCATTACCTGCGGCAAAAAATTCGTCAACAAGTAGATAGAGACCCGCAACCAAGTGCAGCAATTGCTGATAGCCAGTCGGTAAAAA ACGACGGAAAAAAGGGGGAGGTGTACGGCTTCGATGGAGGTAAGTTAGTCAAGGGACGCAAGCGCCATATCATCGTAGATACGCAAGGATTACTGTTGAGTGTGGTGGTGACTCAAGCCAACGGTCAAGATCGAGTGGGAGCGGCGGCAGCATTGATGGAACAAAGCTGTGACGCTTCTAGTTTGGAATTAATTTGGGTTGACCAGGGCTACAGTGGCCAACGCTTCGCTTGTGCTGTAGCCAGCCTTTGCTTTGCCAAGGTAGAGGTGGTCAAGCGTACGGAATCTGAGTTTAAGGTTTTGCCAAGACGCTGGGTAGTAGAACGTACTTTTGGTTGGTTAGGACGTTATCGCCGTCTCAGTAAGGATTATGAACTACTGCCAGAGGTCAGTGAAGCCATGATTTATGGCGCTATGGTACGACTGATGCTCAGCCGTCTCGCCTCTTAG